A segment of the Cutaneotrichosporon cavernicola HIS019 DNA, chromosome: 6 genome:
CGTCGCTGTTAGCGGTATCAACTCGTCGGCATGGCTCACGTCTTTCGTGGCTgtcaacctcctcggcgcagtGCCCGTGTGCCTCAACTCTACTCTGTGAGTTTGTCTAGAAATCTGCTAACAATTAGCGTTAAGGATGCTCAGATCCACTGCCTGGGCCTTACCAAGCCCAAAATCGTGCTTGCCGACCAGAAGGATGCGCAGGTCCTCTCCCCCATCCGcaacgagctcaaggccgcaGGCGTCGGACCCCTCTACTCGTGGgacaacctcgaccacctGCCGGCCGATGCGCGGGCTGGCTTCACCTCGCTCGACTACGCCACACTCAAGGTCAACCCCCAGACACTGGCGgacgtcaaggccaagaaaGGCTGTGCCGTCCAGCCCACGGACGACGCACTTATTCTCTTCACGTCTGGCACAACCAGCCTGCCCAAGGGTGTAATGATCACTCAGCGCCAGGGCATGCAACACATACACACCGCGTCGATCCCCGctgcccgcgccgccctccgTGCCGGCGCACCCGTCGAAATGGCACTTGGGGCCCACGCACCGCCTCCCGAACCGCTTACTGTCCTCATGCCCGTTCCAATGTTCCACGTGACGGGTCTTCTGGCCGTGACGGTACGCGTCTTCTTCGCGGGCTCCAAGCTCGTATTCCAGCGTCGCTGGAGTGTCAAGGACGCCGTCAAGCTCTGTGTCGACCACAAGGTTAACATGGTTAGCGGGTGGGTCCTCTTTCCCTTCCAAACTGACAATAGCGTGCCCTCGATCACGACCGCCATTCTCCAGAGTGGTCTCCTCCCGCCAGACTTCCACTTCGCCGCACTCTCGTACGGCGGTGCAGCACCGGCCAAGCGTCTTGCCGGCGATGTCAAGGATCGTTTCCCGGCCGCCTTCATCAACCACGGATGGGGCATGACCGAGGCTGCGGGTTTACACATCGCCATCAGTGGACAGGATTACATTGATCGTCCAGACGCCGTTGGCGTGGCAATCCCCATCGGCGGAATGCGTATCGTCGGCGAAAACAGGAAAGAGGTACCCTTCAACACGTTGGGCGTGCTGCACATCCGCGGCGGCAACCTCGCAAAGGGATACCTTGACAATCCCAAggccaacgccgaggcaTACACCTCTGACGGGTGGTTCGACACTGGCGACGTGGGCATcattgacgacgacggtaTCCTGTACCTCCGCGACCGCGCCAAGGACATGATCATCCGCGGTGGGGAGAACATTGCctcggccgaggtcgagaatGCCGTCACTCAGGACCCGCGCGTTGCTGAGGCCGCGgccgtccccgtccccgaCCCGgttctcggcgagctcgtcgctgtcggcgTGTCCCTCGCTCCGGGAGTGACTGCGACCCCCCAGAGCATCATTGATGAGGCTGACAAGCGCCTGCGTTACCCGGCAAGGCCGGTGTTTGTCGTTCTGTGGGATGGTGATCTGCCGCACAACGCCAACGGCAAGTTCCAGAAGAACGATATTAAGGAGTTGGTTCAACGCAAGTGGAAGGAGCAGGGTGGGAAGCGCATTGGCCCAGTCAAGGCGCGGTTGTAAATTTTGGATGCAGGTGTTTGCGCTCGCTGTC
Coding sequences within it:
- a CDS encoding uncharacterized protein (AMP-binding enzyme), which produces MAKKQLSYAECDALITAPGTEFEMVTVMENGSPQRVWKHAPPDFRTFFEESMQKWSDRVLTNEPVPEPAEYDARQDVTYGQALDNAYRLAAWLRQQGVGKGDRVAVSGINSSAWLTSFVAVNLLGAVPVCLNSTLVKDAQIHCLGLTKPKIVLADQKDAQVLSPIRNELKAAGVGPLYSWDNLDHLPADARAGFTSLDYATLKVNPQTLADVKAKKGCAVQPTDDALILFTSGTTSLPKGVMITQRQGMQHIHTASIPAARAALRAGAPVEMALGAHAPPPEPLTVLMPVPMFHVTGLLAVTVRVFFAGSKLVFQRRWSVKDAVKLCVDHKVNMVSGVPSITTAILQSGLLPPDFHFAALSYGGAAPAKRLAGDVKDRFPAAFINHGWGMTEAAGLHIAISGQDYIDRPDAVGVAIPIGGMRIVGENRKEVPFNTLGVLHIRGGNLAKGYLDNPKANAEAYTSDGWFDTGDVGIIDDDGILYLRDRAKDMIIRGGENIASAEVENAVTQDPRVAEAAAVPVPDPVLGELVAVGVSLAPGVTATPQSIIDEADKRLRYPARPVFVVLWDGDLPHNANGKFQKNDIKELVQRKWKEQGGKRIGPVKARL